The Sporosarcina sp. Te-1 DNA window CGGATAGCGGTTTTGACGCTGGATGGTGTCATACAGGATGTCCCAAGCTCCCTCTTTGCTTCAAGCGGCTATGACCATCAGTTCTTCTTGAACCAGCTCGATGCGATTTATGAAGATCCTACTGTCAAAGGAGTGGTACTCATCGTCAATTCGCCTGGAGGAGGCGTTATGGAATCCTCCGATATTTATGATGCAATCCGGGCGATACAGGCCGAAAAAGAAATTCCATTTTATGTAGCGATGGGTGGCATGGCGGCGTCCGGTGGGTATTATGTATCGGCTCCCGCGGAGAAAATTTTTGTTCATCCCGAAACGATTACAGGTTCAATTGGCGTCATTATGGAAAGCGTCAATTACGCGAAGTTGGCTGAAAAATACGGGATCGATTTCAATACGATCAAAACGGGGCCATATAAAGATATCATGAGCGGAACAAGAGAAATGACCGAGGAAGAGCGTGCTATGCTGCAAGAAATGATCAATGATTCGTACGAACGATTCGTCGACATCGTAGCGGAAGGACGCCATATGTCGATTGAGGACGTGAAGAAAGTGGCGGACGGAAGAATCATGAATGGACGCCAAGCGATTGAGGCGGGTCTTGCAGATGAAACTGGAAAACCAGGGGATGCGATTGCGGCAATGAAAGAGGATTTCGGGCTTGAAAATGCATCGGTATTTGAGTATGGGACTTCAGATAGCTTAGGATCCCTGTTTGGTGTGAAAATAGATGGATTGTTTGGCCGTAATGTGGAGACGGAATTGATTGGCAAGTTATTATCCGATTATAATGCGCCGCGAATGATGTACCTATATGGTGAGAAATAAGGAGGGAACAGGATGACTGAGTATAACAACGAACCAAATCCATCCTCAGCTGTTGAAATGGATCAACATGTGGCGCCGCGTTATGAAGTGGTCAAAACCGAACAGTTCCGTCCCAAGTACGCAGGCTTCTGGATAAGATTTTGGGCGTATGTCATCGACTTGATCATCGTTTCATCGATCAGCGGCATTGTGATCAAACCAATTTTCAGAGTAGCAGGCTTCGAAATATCAAAACCGGATTTTCTTTTCTTCAGCCCGTATAAAATCGTTCTCTTGCTTCTTTTGCTAGCCTATTTTACACTCATGACCAAATTGCTTGGCCAGACCGTCGGCAAAATGATAATAGGTATCCGTGTCGTTCAAAAGAATGAGGAGCCGTTGACATGGGGGACTGTTTTGTTTCGTGAAGTGATAGGGCGCTTCATCTCGAAGACATTGCTGATCCCGTATCTGCTCGCCATTTTTATGCCCAAGAAGGAAGCGCTGCATGACCTGTTCGCAGATACGTTTGTGATCCATGAGCATTCGTATGAGAAGGAGATCGTCATGAAGAGACAGATAGTAGATGAGGGGGAACAGTTGCAAGACGCGCCGCATGTTTAGTAGAATGAAGGAAATCGAGAAGGAGGCGTCTTGGCATGAAAGTCACATTTAAAAACAATCCTGTAACGTTGCTTGGTAAAGAAGTGGCGGTAGGGGACAAAGCACCCGAATTCACAGTACTATCTAATGATTTGAAGCCGGTCACTTTGGAGGACTCAAAAGGAAAAATCCGATTGATCAGTGTGGTTCCTTCAATCGATACGGGCGTTTGTTCACAACAGACAAAAAAATTCAATGATGAAGCAAACTCCTTCGGAGACGACATTGAAGTGATGACTATTTCAGTGGATCTTCCCTTTGCACAGGCCAGATGGAAGGCGGACGCTGGAATCGAGAATATCCAACTCCTTTCCGATCATCGTGATCTTTCTTTTGGCGAAGCATATGGAGTGGCCATTAATGAACTTCGTCTTCTCGCACGTTCCATCTTCGTTATTGATAAAGAGAATACAGTCCAATATGTTGAGTACGTCAGTGAAGTGACGAATCATCCGGATTATGAAAAAGCGTTGGAAGCAGTTAAAAAATTATCGGAATAATAGAGACCCACTCGGAAACGGGTGGGTTTTCCAATAGAGGGATTGAATATGACAAATACTGAAAACATTTTTACATTCATTGATGAGAAGGCGGGACAAGAGCAAGGCTATTATTTAGATGGCGTCATATCAGCTTGTGAGTCTTGGCTCTCAGGCAAGGAAACTCCTCGTGTCACAGGCAATGTAACGAAAGAGGAGATCAGGAAGGGTCTGCAACTGGCTATTTTGAAAGGCATGAAGCAAAGTGCCCAGCCACATCATCAAATGACCCCGGATGCAATCGGCATCTTAGTTGGTTACATTGCGAGCTCACTCGTTCGGAATCAAAATGACGTCACTCTGTTGGACCCGGCAGCAGGCACAGGCAATTTGCTTTACACTGTCATGAATTCCATGGATGGAACTGCTAGCGCCTCAGCAGTGGAGATCGATGACCTGCTAGTCCGTCTGGCAGCTGTCTCGGCTGACTTATTGGAACAGCCTATCCGCTTTTATGTACAGGATGGCTTGCGCCCGTTGCTTGTCGATCCGGTTGATCTCGTAATCAGTGACTTGCCGGTAGGCTATTATCCGGACGATGACAATGCGCTCAATTTTGAAATGATGCCGACAGAAGGGCATGCATACTCTCACCACCTGTTTTTTGAACAATCGCTGAATCACCTAAAGCCTGGTGGGTTTGGTCTATTTATTACGACCGTTAATCTTTTTGAATCCGACCAATCCGAATTGCTTCAAAAGTACTTGAAGCGCCATGCGATCATTCGGGCCATCATTCAACTGCCGGATTCCTTGTTTAGAAATGTGTCGCACGCGAAATTCATATTGATTCTTCAGAAGCCGACAGAGGACATGGCTGCCAAAAGTGCGCCAGATGTCATGCTGGCGAAGGTACCGGATATGATGGATAAAAACTTGATGACACAGTTTTTCCGCAAGATAGACAATTGGATTGAGGAAATGTAACAAAAAGGGGATCTGTATATGTTGTTGATGGCTGTTAATGCAGGAAGCTCTTCTTTGAAGTATCAACTATTGCAAATGCCTGAAGAACGGGTTGTTGTGAAAGGCAGGTTTGAAAGGATCGGGTTGCCGCAATCCATTTTTGTCATGCAGTCAGATCAAGTGGATGTGTACGAAACGGTTGATATCAATTCGCATGCCGATGCTGTTCAACTGTTGTTGGATGCCATTATCAGCAAAGGGATTATTGCATCGTATGATGAAATTGATGGAATCGGACATCGTGTCGTGCACGGAGGGGAGCTGTTCGCCGAATCGGTCGTCATTGACGATCAAGTGATTCGGGAAATCGACAAGTTGTCGAAGTTTGCCCCTTTACATAACCCGGCAAACATTGTTGGCATTGTGGAGTTTAAAAAAGCATTGCCCGATGTTCCGGCAGTCGCCGTTTTCGACACGGCGTTCCACCAAACAATGCCCGAAAGTTCTTACCTGTACCCATTACCTTATGAATATTATAAAAAATATGGAATTCGTAAATACGGGTTCCACGGAACGAGTCATCAATATGTGACGGAACGGGCTGCAAAGCTTCTGAACAGGCCGTTGGCAGATACGAGGTTCATTTCCTGTCATCTGGGAAATGGGGCAAGTATTGCTGCGGTGAAAGGCGGCAAGTCGCTAGATACCTCTATGGGATTCACTCCGCTGGCGGGTGTAACGATGGGAACACGGTCAGGAAACATAGACCCTGCGTTAATCCCGTATATTATGGAGCAAACCGGCAAGTCTGCCGAACAGGTAATCAGCGTTTTGAATCACCAGTCCGGCATGTTGGCGCTCTCTGGATTTTCAAGTGATTTACGGGATATCGGCATGAAAGCGGCAGAAGGGGACCACCGTGCCCAGCTTGCTTTAGATGTTTTCACAGACCGTATACATAAATATATTGGTTCCTATGCAGCGAGGATGGGTGGTGTGGATGCCATCATCTTTACCGCGGGTATCGGGGAAAACAGCCCGATTGTCCGGGAAAAAGTGTTAGAAGGCCTGGAATTTATGGGTGTCTACTTTGATCCGGATTTGAACGAAATGACAGGGAAAGAGGTTCATATCAATTTTCCATATTCACCGGTCAAAGTGCTTGTCATCCCGACCAATGAAGAAATTATGATTGCTAGAGAGACGATGGAGACAGCTGGTTTATCCGTCAAATAGAAAAGGAGCTTTCACGGCAAGTCGATGCAACCTGACTTGCCGTGAAAGCTCCTATTTTTGACTTGTATTTTATTTATTGATCTTCTGGAGTGCGTACGACCAGCACATCACATTTCGCAGAGCGTACGATATTCTCCGATACACTTCCGATCAAGAATCGCTCAACTTTGTTTAAGCCTGTGGCACCGCAAATGATGAGATCTGCGTCTAGTTTGGATGAAAGATCGCGAGTGATCATTGTTTTTGGAGAACCATATTCCACATAAATGTTGACGTTCTGCAGCCCTGCCTTCTCTGCTTCCGCTTTGTAGCCATTCAGCAGTTCTTCAGCGAAACTTTGCGCGCGTTCCGCGATGGATCGGTCATAAGCTTCCACAGCCGCATAGGAACGAGTATCGATAATGTTCACCAAATTTAAAGTTGCGGAGTTGCGTTCCGTGATAGCTACCGCCTTTTTGAAGGCCCACTCCGATTCCTTCGATCCGTCTACCGCTACGATGATTTGTTTGTATTGCATAACCATACCAATCACTCCATCCTTGTCTAATTTCTTTACATGTTCTCTTTTCGATGGATGGGCAATAAAACCCTTCTCTGTTTTCGCAAAAACGATGATTAAATTCGACAAAAATCGTAACTTTGGCTCTGTTTCTCTTGATTTGGAAGTAAATAGTTCCTGACGTTTCTTTTCTTTGATCAAATAGGAAAATAGAGAGTCTCTTACTCTTTTTGTATGAATATTCCGGTTATGATAAAAAAGAAGCAAAAATTTTTTGTATCTGATAAGATTGATACGAATTGGTCATTTGTATCTTTACGGTTTGACCGCCGATATTTTTTCTAACTAGGAGGAATCGTGATGCGAATTGGTGTTCCAAAAGAGGTTAAAAACAATGAAAACCGGGTTGCTATGACACCGGCTGGTGCGTTTAACCTAAGCTCTGCTGGACATGAAGTGTTAATCGAAACAGGAGCAGGTATTGGCTCCAGCTTTACAGATGAGGACTACATCGAAGCGGGTGCGAAAATTGTCGCTTCTGCGGAAGAAGCTTGGTCAGCTGATATGGTCATGAAAGTTAAGGAGCCACTGGCTTCCGAATACGGTTATTTCCGTGAAGGTTTGATCCTCTTCACATACTTGCACTTGGCGCCTGAGTTGGAATTGACAAAAGCGCTTCTTGACAAGAAGGTTGTTGGAATCGCTTACGAAACTGTTCAACTTCCAAATAATTCATTGCCGCTTCTGGCACCGATGAGTGAAGTTGCTGGACGTATGGCGACACAAATTGGGGCGCAATACCTTGAAAAGATTCAAGGCGGGAAAGGAATTCTTCTTTCCGGCGTACCAGGGGTTTCCCGAGGAAAAGTGACAGTAATCGGCGGTGGACAAGCAGGTACCAATGCAGCGAAAATCGCAGTCGGAATGGGCGCTCAAGTTACTGTGCTCGACTTGTCTGTTGAACGTCTTCGCCAATTGGATGAAATGTTCGGAAACGACATTCAAACACTTGTTTCAAACCCATTCAACATTGCGGAATCTGTCAAGGATTCTGATCTAGTAATCGGTTGTGTACTCATTCCGGGTGCAAAAGCGCCGAAACTTGTTTCGGAAGAAATGGTTAAATCGATGAAACCTGGTTCTGTTCTAGTTGATATCGCGATTGACCAAGGTGGTATTTTCGAAACGTCTGATCGTGTAACGACGCACGATAATCCGACATATGAAAAACACGGTGTCGTTCATTACGCAGTTGCGAACATGCCTGGAGCTGTTCCACGCACATCCACTATGGCTCTTACAAATGTAACTGTTCCATACGCACTGCAAATCGCAAACAAAGGTTATAAGCAAGCATGCTTAGAAAATCAGGCACTTCAAAAAGGCATCAACACGTTGGAAGGCCATGTCACATATAAAGCGGTTGCGGATGCGCAAGGCTTGGAATATGTTGCGGCTGAAACTCTGTTGAATAAATAATATGAAAAGGGACTATCCAGAATGTCAGTGAAAACTGATATTCTGTGGTAGTCCCTTTTGTTTAATTAAACGGGTTCTTTATTCAAGCTGGCCAATTTCCGTGTTGTATATTTATCGATCACTTTATCAGGGGTATAGATCACCATTCCGGTTTTATCGATCAATTGACCGGGCTTATCGATCACTTTACCGATGTTATCAATCACTTCATAAAGGATATCGATCACCATTCCAGTTTTATCGATCAATTGACCAGGCTTATCGATCACTTTACCGATGTTAACGATCCTCTCTGTTTTTATCAATCACTTCACAAGGGGTATCGATCAACATTCCTGTTTTATCGATCACTTTACCGGGTTTATCGATCACTTTACCGATGTTTCTTCACCTGTTTTCTATTGTTTATGGCTGAATGATTTTCAACTCTTTCGGGAACTTGGTCAATACTTCTACGCCATCAGCTGTAACGACGACATCATCTTCAATTCGAACGCCCGTAATATCAGGATGATAAATGCCAGGCTCGATTGTGAAGACCATGCCTTCTTGCAACTCCAGTTCGTTTGTTCCTGTAATGGAAGGGAACTCGTGGACAGATATACCGAGTCCGTGGCCGAGACGGTGAGTGAAGTATTCGCCATACCCCGCATCCGTTATGACATCGCGTGCCGCTTTGTCAAGGTCGCGTGCTTTAACGCCGGGACGTACTAGGTCGATTGCAGCCTGCTCCGCATTTTTGACCGTTTCGTAGATTTTACGTTTTTGGTCGTCTGGTTCTCCGAACGCCACTGTGCGAGTGATATCGGAACAATATCCTTGATAGACGACGCCGAGGTCGAACAATATGAAATCTCCTTTTTGGATTTTCCGTTCCCCTGGATTCCCGTGCGGCGAAGCAGTTTTTGGGCCAGAAAGCACCATTGTATCGAATGACATTTTTTCTGCGCCTTTTTTCTTCATTTCAAATTCGATCGCCATTAATATTTCAAGCTCCGATTTGCCTTCCGCAATTTCCCGGCAGCCGACTTCGATTGCGTAATCAGCTAGTTCTGCCGCTTTTCGCAGTTTATTCAATTCTGATTCGTCTTTTATGTTACGCATATTGTTCAATTGCTCGTCAATGCGGACGAGATTGGCTCCATGGAAGATTTCCTCCATCCGTTCCATTCGTTCCACCGTAAGATGTGACTTTTCAATCGCAATAGTGGAAAATTCGGTGCCACGGGCCTTCGCCGCATTCGCCAGCAACTCCCATGCGTCGTCTGTATCCGCATGGCCGACTGCCTCGTCGGACCAACCGGATGCCTTTACATCAGGCACTTCCATCAACGGGCAGATTAAAAAAGGTTCCGCGTCTTGGAACACCATAACACCCAATAGCCGCTCATGGGGGTTACTATGGAATCCGGAAAGATAAAATACGTTATCCGGAGTGGTAATAAACGCAGCGTCTATCTTGTTTTGCTGAAGGTATTGCTGGATTTCTTTTACTTTTTGCACGGTAATTCCTCCTTATCAAGTATATCTTAACAAAAAAGAGGGTTTTCATGTTATATAAAGAACAAGGAAAAGGGAGGAATGTGTAACAACTTTATTTCTTTGCTGTTTGAAGTGGAAGTGTACAGAGGAATAGAACTGAAAAGACTACAAGACATATCGGAGGGACTACAGATGAAGATTTCTTATCACGGCCATTCTGTTGTAAAAATTGAAACAAATGGGAAGACGATTTTAATTGATCCATTTTTAACTGGCAATGGGTTAACGGATTTGGATCCAGAGAAGGAAAGTCCGGATGCTATCTTATTGACACATGGACATAATGATCACGTAGGAGATACGATGGCCATCGCAAAAAGGTGTGGAGCTTTAGTTGTCGCGCCTAATGAATTAGCTGTCTACCTAGGGTGGCAAGGACTCAACACACATGGCATGAACATTGGCGGGGCCAGGGAATTTGATTTTGGCACTGTGAAATTTACAAAAGCTTTTCATAGCTCCTCCTATACAACGGAGCAAAATGAAATCATCTATACAGGCATGCCAACAGGAATTTTGTTTACCGCGGAGGGTAAGACGATTTACCATGCAGGAGACACATCGTTGTTTGGGGATATGGAATGGATCGGAAAGATGAATGCAATCGATGTCGCATTCTTGCCAATCGGCGACAATTTTACAATGGGTCCTTCTGATGCAGCAGAGGCTGTTAAATTGCTGAATCCGAAATTGACTGTGCCCATCCATTTCAATACGTTTCCGCCTATCCAGCAAGATCCGCAAGCCTTCAAAAGTCTTGTTGAGTCACATGACGTGAAAGTGATGGAAGCGGGCGACGTCATCCAGCTATAATCCGGTACGGTCCATTT harbors:
- the tpx gene encoding thiol peroxidase, coding for MKVTFKNNPVTLLGKEVAVGDKAPEFTVLSNDLKPVTLEDSKGKIRLISVVPSIDTGVCSQQTKKFNDEANSFGDDIEVMTISVDLPFAQARWKADAGIENIQLLSDHRDLSFGEAYGVAINELRLLARSIFVIDKENTVQYVEYVSEVTNHPDYEKALEAVKKLSE
- a CDS encoding Xaa-Pro peptidase family protein produces the protein MQKVKEIQQYLQQNKIDAAFITTPDNVFYLSGFHSNPHERLLGVMVFQDAEPFLICPLMEVPDVKASGWSDEAVGHADTDDAWELLANAAKARGTEFSTIAIEKSHLTVERMERMEEIFHGANLVRIDEQLNNMRNIKDESELNKLRKAAELADYAIEVGCREIAEGKSELEILMAIEFEMKKKGAEKMSFDTMVLSGPKTASPHGNPGERKIQKGDFILFDLGVVYQGYCSDITRTVAFGEPDDQKRKIYETVKNAEQAAIDLVRPGVKARDLDKAARDVITDAGYGEYFTHRLGHGLGISVHEFPSITGTNELELQEGMVFTIEPGIYHPDITGVRIEDDVVVTADGVEVLTKFPKELKIIQP
- a CDS encoding RDD family protein; amino-acid sequence: MTEYNNEPNPSSAVEMDQHVAPRYEVVKTEQFRPKYAGFWIRFWAYVIDLIIVSSISGIVIKPIFRVAGFEISKPDFLFFSPYKIVLLLLLLAYFTLMTKLLGQTVGKMIIGIRVVQKNEEPLTWGTVLFREVIGRFISKTLLIPYLLAIFMPKKEALHDLFADTFVIHEHSYEKEIVMKRQIVDEGEQLQDAPHV
- a CDS encoding class I SAM-dependent methyltransferase → MTNTENIFTFIDEKAGQEQGYYLDGVISACESWLSGKETPRVTGNVTKEEIRKGLQLAILKGMKQSAQPHHQMTPDAIGILVGYIASSLVRNQNDVTLLDPAAGTGNLLYTVMNSMDGTASASAVEIDDLLVRLAAVSADLLEQPIRFYVQDGLRPLLVDPVDLVISDLPVGYYPDDDNALNFEMMPTEGHAYSHHLFFEQSLNHLKPGGFGLFITTVNLFESDQSELLQKYLKRHAIIRAIIQLPDSLFRNVSHAKFILILQKPTEDMAAKSAPDVMLAKVPDMMDKNLMTQFFRKIDNWIEEM
- a CDS encoding metal-dependent hydrolase encodes the protein MKISYHGHSVVKIETNGKTILIDPFLTGNGLTDLDPEKESPDAILLTHGHNDHVGDTMAIAKRCGALVVAPNELAVYLGWQGLNTHGMNIGGAREFDFGTVKFTKAFHSSSYTTEQNEIIYTGMPTGILFTAEGKTIYHAGDTSLFGDMEWIGKMNAIDVAFLPIGDNFTMGPSDAAEAVKLLNPKLTVPIHFNTFPPIQQDPQAFKSLVESHDVKVMEAGDVIQL
- the sppA gene encoding signal peptide peptidase SppA produces the protein MNSKRWIAIIAATALIVVSIGINSLSYIFTRDFSSFWNNFNDPYMITEYVMEEGRGNERIAVLTLDGVIQDVPSSLFASSGYDHQFFLNQLDAIYEDPTVKGVVLIVNSPGGGVMESSDIYDAIRAIQAEKEIPFYVAMGGMAASGGYYVSAPAEKIFVHPETITGSIGVIMESVNYAKLAEKYGIDFNTIKTGPYKDIMSGTREMTEEERAMLQEMINDSYERFVDIVAEGRHMSIEDVKKVADGRIMNGRQAIEAGLADETGKPGDAIAAMKEDFGLENASVFEYGTSDSLGSLFGVKIDGLFGRNVETELIGKLLSDYNAPRMMYLYGEK
- a CDS encoding acetate kinase; this encodes MLLMAVNAGSSSLKYQLLQMPEERVVVKGRFERIGLPQSIFVMQSDQVDVYETVDINSHADAVQLLLDAIISKGIIASYDEIDGIGHRVVHGGELFAESVVIDDQVIREIDKLSKFAPLHNPANIVGIVEFKKALPDVPAVAVFDTAFHQTMPESSYLYPLPYEYYKKYGIRKYGFHGTSHQYVTERAAKLLNRPLADTRFISCHLGNGASIAAVKGGKSLDTSMGFTPLAGVTMGTRSGNIDPALIPYIMEQTGKSAEQVISVLNHQSGMLALSGFSSDLRDIGMKAAEGDHRAQLALDVFTDRIHKYIGSYAARMGGVDAIIFTAGIGENSPIVREKVLEGLEFMGVYFDPDLNEMTGKEVHINFPYSPVKVLVIPTNEEIMIARETMETAGLSVK
- the ald gene encoding alanine dehydrogenase, which codes for MRIGVPKEVKNNENRVAMTPAGAFNLSSAGHEVLIETGAGIGSSFTDEDYIEAGAKIVASAEEAWSADMVMKVKEPLASEYGYFREGLILFTYLHLAPELELTKALLDKKVVGIAYETVQLPNNSLPLLAPMSEVAGRMATQIGAQYLEKIQGGKGILLSGVPGVSRGKVTVIGGGQAGTNAAKIAVGMGAQVTVLDLSVERLRQLDEMFGNDIQTLVSNPFNIAESVKDSDLVIGCVLIPGAKAPKLVSEEMVKSMKPGSVLVDIAIDQGGIFETSDRVTTHDNPTYEKHGVVHYAVANMPGAVPRTSTMALTNVTVPYALQIANKGYKQACLENQALQKGINTLEGHVTYKAVADAQGLEYVAAETLLNK
- a CDS encoding universal stress protein, with product MVMQYKQIIVAVDGSKESEWAFKKAVAITERNSATLNLVNIIDTRSYAAVEAYDRSIAERAQSFAEELLNGYKAEAEKAGLQNVNIYVEYGSPKTMITRDLSSKLDADLIICGATGLNKVERFLIGSVSENIVRSAKCDVLVVRTPEDQ